The genome window TGGCCTTCTTCACAGATCTCGGATCCCTAATACTTTACAGACTCAGGTCTAAGGCTGGCTTTTTCGTTTTCCCACTGGGTTCGGGAACACTATACAATCGCGATGCCATAATTCGGCTTGGAGGATGGGGCGACAATATTGTTCAAGATGACATTCTGATGGGAGTCAAGCTAGCGTCAAACGGATTTAGTACAAGGTTTCTTGAGAATTCAGAGATACAAGTACTGGTGCCTTCAAAGCTTTATTCCCTGAGAAAACAACAGGCCAGGTGGGCTTTCGGGACCAGTGAAGTTCTTTCAAGGAACTTTAAAAGGATATTAGACTCGCCACTACCTCTGTATAAAAGAATGGAAATGTTTGCTTACCTGCTCCAGCCTCTTGAAACGCTTCTACCTTTCCTTGTTCTAGTGTTGGCACCTATTGTGGCTCTCCTGGAGCGTCCCAGTACACCTTTCAGCTATCAGTTTATGAATGTTATAGGTATTTTTCTACCAGCAGCTATCCTAGGACTATTGCAAGGCTTTCTCCTCTACGAGCTGGAAAAAAACCGTCTTAAAGGACTATTCAAATACTATGTTATAAACCTGGGAAGGTTTTCTGCGATACTTGCAGTTCTGTCACCTTATCTCTCGTTCTACGCGCTTAAAGGATTGTTGAGGGGGAAGATAAAGTGGGAGGTGACGCTAAAAGGGCAAAAGGAGAAGATTAGTCCGAAGGAGAAGAGTCCCCTATGGATTGCTGCATGGTCTGGTCTTGGAATCGCATCATCCATGATAACAGGTAATCTCTACACGCTGTTCGTGTCACTACTCTTCATGCTTGCCTCGCTCTACTGTCTCCTCAGACTAGAACTTTAAGTTAAAAAGAACCCTAATGTTATATGGTCATGGAAGAACAATGTATTCAGGTGGAGGCCACATTGCAAGGTAAATTAAACTGGGTACACTCATAGGGGTTCTAGTGCCAGATCCTCCAAAAAGAAGACCTAGGAGCCCTGTTGGCTGAGGTTTCAGCTCATAAACAGGTGCAGTCAGAGGTAGTCCGGCAAGCTCCTTTGTCTTGTTTATGGCTTCGTCGAGCGTCATTATACCGTCTATCAATCCTTCTTTTAAGGCTTCCTCGGGCGGGTAGGGTCTACCACTAAACACGTTCTCTCCCACATTCTTCCGGTGCTCGAGGACGATGTTCTTGAATAAGGCAAAGTATTCTTGAATGATTTCTTGCATTACCTGCATCTCTTCTGATGTCATGTTCCTATAGGGAGAGCCTATGTCTTTCAAAGCACCAGACTTAAAAGTATAGACTCTTATGCCAAGTTTCCCAAGCAAGCCTTCAACGTTGATAGTGGACGCGTATACGCCTATCGAGCCTACGAGAGCCGAGGGGCTTGCGTAGATTTTTGTTGAAGGGCTGGCAGCCATGTAGGCGCCACTAGCCATGCTTCCTCTAGCGTAAGAAACTACCACTTTTTCACGTGCGAGCTTCTTTACAGCTACGTATAAATCATAGGAAGCGGAGACCGTCCCCCCAGGGCTGTCATAAACAATTATGACAGCTTTAATTGAAGGATCTTCTCTGGCTTGCTCTAAAAGCTTGATATACTGGTCTATACCAGTTGACACCCCTAGAAGCGATTGGCTTGAATAGTCTAAAGCTCCTCTAATCTCGATCATCGCTACTTGAGGTATGAATTTTGGTCTAGTACTGCCTGGGGAAAAAACTGCTAAGACTAATCCTACGAGGATGATTCCTACGATGAAAAATAATGGCAGCTTTTGTTTGACTGATGATTTAGCTTGTGGGGTTAACATATTAGTTAATATATAGCACGAGGAATTATTTTAACGCTATGGTGAAGCACTACGAAGTTATAGTTTTTGGTACAGGTTCAGCAATGAATATTGTTTCTGAGCTAATAAATCAGGGTTACGAGGGAAGGTTTGCCATCATTGAGAACAACATTGTTGGTGGTATTTGTCTGACAAGGGGCTGCATACCATCTAAAATGCTCCTGGAAGTCGCTAGGAACATAAAGAGGATACGAGACGCATCAAAGTTCGGTATTAAGGTTTCCTATGAGCCCCCCGACTTCGCCTATACAATGGAACGTGTTTGGCAGAAGATATATCGGGAAAGTAAGGAGATAGAGCACTCCTTAAAGCATCATCCTCAGATCGACCTTTATCTAACTGATGGGGTTTTCGTAGGAGATTACACGGTTGATGTGGGAGGTCGTGAAATTGAGGGTGAAAAAATACTTCTATCAACTGGGTCTAAGCCTAAAATACCGCGGATCCCCGGTATAGAGGAGATTGACTATTACACAAATGACAACTTCTTTAAGGATTTGAGGAAACTTCCCAAGAATACTGTTGTAGTAGGAGGAGGGTATGTAGGACTGGAACTAGGCTTCTTCCTTGCGATGATGGGTAGCAGTGTCACTGTTCTCGAAATGCTGCCTAGCATCTTGCCAGGAGAGGAGCCGGAAATCTCTAGCTTAATGAAGAAGGAATTATCGAACTACATGGATATACGTACTAATCACACGGTTGTTGAGTTCCGCAAATCAGGTGACAGAAAAATTGTAGTGGCTGAGAACAAGCTTACAGGAGATAATGTAGAAATCCAGGCAGACGCTATACTCATCGCCTCTGGCAGAGCCTCTTACAGCGACGTCACGAGACCCGAAAAAACAGGTGTAAAGACGGACGAGGGAGGCTGGATAATAGTTGATGAGTATCTTAGGACGACCAAGAGTGATATATGGGCTTTCGGAGACGCAACGGGCAAACTAATGTTTAAGCACAAGGCCAACTATGAGAGTGTTGTCGTATATTATAATGCGTTCAAGGGAGAGCAGGTCAAGGCCGATTACCACGCGGTGCCTCATGCGGTTTTTACTGAGCCCGAGGTGGCAAGCGTTGGCCTCAGGGAAGAAGAAGCCGTGAAGAAACACAGGATACTCGTGGGATATGCCCGATATGGAGAGACAGCTAAAGGTGAGGCTATGATGGCCGAGGACTACTTCGTGAAAGTTATTATAGACAGGGAGACATCTGAGATTCTAGGAGCACACATAATAGGTCCTGAGGCATCACTCTTAATACAGGAGATAGTCAGTCTCATGTATACTGACACGAGGTCTGCAGAGCCGATTTATAGGGGAATGCATATACATCCTGCACTCTCAGAGGTTGTTGAGCGGGCATTTTTCCACCTACACGAGCCCGAGGAGTGGCATAGACACGAGCATTGAATTGACATTTTAGACCGTTAAATTAAAAAATTTTTAATTATTCTAGACGAGGCGAGGCATGTCGAAGAGGAGGCTCGTTTCAGCACTTGCTGTACTCTATGCTCTCTACTTTGTCGTGTATGTACATAGAACCATAACTGGCGTGCTTAAGCCTGAATTTGAACATGTGTCTCTCCAGTATGGTATAGATGTTGCTTTACTGTCCTCAACGATGGCTTCAGCTTATTTCTATGCTTACTCGTCGATGCAACTCCCGGGAGGCGTCCTAGCTGACGCTTTAGGAGTTAAGAGATATACCGCCATAAGCGGAGGTATAATGACGCTTGGGGCACTATTGTTTTCGACAACGAATCCTCAACTTATGATAATAGGTCGTATACTGATAGGCGCTGGCGCAGCGGCAATTTACATTTCCATACAAAGAGTGATAGGAGTATATGCAGACAAGAACAGTGGAGGAACATTAACAGGTCTAGCTCTCTCAATAGGGAATCTTGGGGCACTTTTTGCCACTATGCCTGCCAGATCATTAATAGACTCATTTGGTCTTCCTGTATTTTTCCTGGGTCTAACTGCTGTCACAGCGTTTCTTTCAATAAGTCCACTATTTAGCATCGAGGATGAAGGGGTCAGCACCAAGGGAGTTATGGACGGGCTCAAGAAAGCTATCGGACAATTAAAGGTCGTAGCTCGGTCCTATCACTCTATAGCTGTCGCCTTAGCGTACACCGGGACATATTCAGCAATACTAGCTTTCCAATCGTATTGGGGATACGAGTATATGCAGACTTACTTTCACCTTACAAAATCAGAAGCTGCTCAAGCACTATTCTTGCTGGCACTTGCATTCCTGCTGAGCGTTCCTTTAGTAGGCTTTATTAGCGATACTGTGCTACGAAAAAGAAAACCTATCTTAATAGTCGGATGTCTCCTCCACTCGTTGGCTTGGTTTACCGCGGCACTGCTACCCCTCATAGCTCCTTCCAAAAGCACGCTCTACGCTTTTACATTCCTATTGGGACTTATAGCATCAACACACATGGTTATTTCGCCGATGTCTCGGGAGGCTTATCCCCCCGAGTTCTCAGGGACTACGTTTGCCTTTGTAAATCTGGTGGGTTTTCTCGCTGTGGCTGTATATCAAAGCCTAGGTATATTTATAGGGGATCCGTTAATAATCTTAAAAATATTTGGCGTCAGCGCCCTTATAACAGGGATTATGGCTATAAAGACACGAGAAACTTTATAAAAAAATATTTTTAAGGGGTCTGGACTGCGCCATACCAAGGACTCCATTTACCCCAAGCCGGTATGTGTCCGATCGGTACGTTACTTGACGCTTTAGGGAAAATTAAAAGAACAAACTTCTTAAAAAACCAAGACTTGATAACAAGAATAACAAGTATGCTTTCGCGACTGGCATCGCAGTAGCATCCTATATTTCGGCCTCTCCTCTGTTTTGCTCTATGTGCCCTATCCGGGGAATATGCACAACAGCTGGTCCTGGAACCATTAGAGCTACAGAATTAGCTCTTTCAACGTTTCCCTTGATCCTCGAATTCACCGAGAAGAGGGCATGGTGTAAGTACTTCTGCCCCGTGGGTGCTGTAATAGGAGCTCTTGGCTTCAAGAAGATTTTAGGCTTCAAGATAGACACAGAGAAGTGTGTTAAGTGCAGGGCTTGTATTCGTGTTTGTCCTACATGAGCAATTAGTGAAAATAGCTTGAGCACAGGAGAGATTTCACGAACCGAATGCATAGTTTGCGGAAGATGTTACGACGTTTGCATGTACGACGCAATACACTTCGGTTTCCTCCCTCAAAAAGTTTTAAACCGGTAAAAATTTATATATGCACGTTTTTCCCCTTTTTATGTTTCTATTAACAGTAGGTACTGCTGAAGTGTTCTCAATAGGTCTCGGCCCTACAGAAATTCTTTTGCTCATACTTTTAGCTATAATACTATTCGCGCCGAGGAAAATACCTGAGCTTGCAAGAGCAATCAAGGAATCAGCAGCGATTATTAAGGAAGAGGCTAGCACTGAAACTTCGAAGGATGAATCTCAAGAAAAATCCGAGGAAGGATTGAAGAAAATTTCTGAGAAACTGGGCGTCGACAAAGAAGAGAAGAAAAAGAGAAAAATCTTCTAAATGGACCGCGAGCAGACTGGACAGTCAGGCCTCCTCCGGACAGTTAACGTGTCGAAGCCTTCCCTTGTTCCATCGAAAAGAAAGAGTTTTCCAACTGGCGGCTCTCCTGTCCCCGTTAGAATTTTCAACGTTTCGAGTGCTTCAAAAGAGCCTAGAACTCCTGCTGTAGGGCCTGCGATCGGGATGGGTCTTTCCTCCTTAAGCCCTTCAGGAAACACGCACCGTAAACAAGGCCCCTTACCTGGTACTACAACCATTAGCTGGCCATAAAACCCTCGAACGGCAGCGTGAACGAGAGGCTTACCGAGCTTGACGCAAGCCTCGTTTAAGAGGAAGCGGGTATCCCAGTTATCGAGACAATCTACGACAACGTCAGCTTTTTTGACGAGTTCAAGGGCGTCCTCTAGAGTTGCTATGCGCTTTTCGACAAGTTCGATCTCCACATTTGGGTTGAGGGTTTTCAATTTTTTTAGAGCGCTCTGGGTTTTCAGCGATCCAACGTCAGGCGTCCAATGGAGAAACTGTCTATTCAGATTGCTTAGCTCGACTCTCTCCGAATCAACAATTATTAGCTTGCCAACTCCTGCTGCAGTAAGGTAAACCGCTACAGGCGATCCAAGCCCCCCTAAACCCACGATGAGAACTGTAGAAGTCTTGAGTTTTTCCTGAGCCTGAATACCCCAGATACGTAATTGTCTATCATACCTTTCGAGTTCTTCTCGTGATAACATATGACTAGTATATTATTTGACATCAATTAATTTAGTTGTCTGAGTTGTCCCATTCAAAGTATGAAAGCGGTTGCAATTATTGGCTACAAGGACTCGGGGAAGACTACTGTTGCTGAAACCCTCATAAGATTATTGAAACAGAAAGGCTTTAGGGTAGCTGCCCTAAAGCACGCACACGGAGGAATTACGCTATATAATGATGACTCGAGCAGGCTTTTCAAAGCCGGGGCTGATTATGTAGTTGCTCTTTCAGAGAAGGAAAGCCTCGAGATCAAAGGTAAGCCTCCACTCTTCTGGCAGTATCTTTCCACTATGCGTAGCTATGATTATCTCGTTGTTGAAGGCTTCAAAAACACTTTCCCCGGAGCTAGAATAGTAGTGGCTAGAAGCGTCGAGGAAGCACGGGCGCTCACAAGTTCACTCGTCATAGCATACACTGGCAAGATAGCTGAAGTAGCTATGGGGGGAGAGTTAAATGCACCTATAATCAATATCTCCAAGGAACCTGAAAAACTTCTTGATATAGTGATGCAGAAAGCTTTCGAACCGCCGCCCGGTCTAGACTGTGGCTTCTGCAAATTCAAGAGCTGTATAGCTCTGGCTGAAGCGATTTCTAGGGGCGAGGCAACGCTTTCCGAGTGCACTGTTCTCAAGAGTAGGGTATCCCTGAGGGTTGACGGTGAGCCTGTCGAATTAAACCCCTTCGTCCAGGATGTATTCAAAAATGTAACGCTAGGGCTTATCTCTACGTTGAAGGGGGTGAGCTCTAATCCCAGAAAAATAGAGCTTTCCCTGTCGCTTTAAAAGAACATAAAAACAATAAACTTTTTGAAAACCATCTATGGTACTTCATTGTGATAGCTACTACCCTCGTAGGTAGCTTTCCCCTAGAATTCTCGGAGCCAAATATTAGACGAGCATTGGAAGATCAGGCAAAACTCGGCATAACATATCCAGTTCTACCGCAGTTGAGAGACTTCGTATACATCTTCTTAGAGCCACTAGTAAAGCAAGGTGTAGTTTCCTATGAGAAGCGAGGCTATGTACTAAGGCGTCACTTAGAGGAAGCCGAGCCTATTGTTCCACCGGATTACATTATCGCCAGGGATATTGCCCGTGAACTGGGTTTGAGGTTTAGAGTCCCTGTCACTGGCCCATTCACCCTAGCATCAAAAATAGCCTTGTCACTTGAAAGGGTCGGCGATATATCGGGGTCTGCTCTAACTGACAAGGACTTGCTTGAAAAAGTAGTCTCCTATGTTTCAGGCTTGGCCTCTAAACTAGACAAGGAGGTAAGAGGAGACGTCTATTGTGTTGATGAACCAGTCCTCGCTGTGATTGTTGGCGCTAGAAACGTTATGTATAATCTCACTCTCGAGTATCTTCAACAAGCCTTAGAAAGCGTCCTGAGCAGACTTGGTGGGGTTCATCGTGGTGTACATGTTTGTGGGAGGCTACCACCTCTCCTGAAAAAGGTTCTCCTCGGCCTCCATAATGCAGACTTCTTAGATCACGAGCACAGCGACTTTCCTTCAAACAGGGTTTATTACACGCGAGACGAGCTCGCGAAAAATTCCAAGAGACTAGCTTTCGGTGTTATCTCTCCTGTTAAACCCAGTGTAGAGGATTATTCTTCTGTGCTTCAACTTGCTCGTGAGGCTAGGGAGACTTACGGGGAAATGCTTCTCTTTTTGAAGCCTGACTGCGGCTTCGGCGGCTTGCGGGGAGTTTTGAATGGGCGTGAATACGAGGAGATTGTGCTTGAGAAGATGCGTGTTCTTGTAAAAGTCGCCTTAGAGGCGTGACAAATTGCTCTTACAGCTTGAGAGTCCAAGCATCTGCACTATTGTACGTCGCGTTAACCGCTTCGTTGTCGAGGTTAAACACGCTTGGAAGCTTACCCGAGCCCATATAAACAATACAGGAAGGCTACTTGAATACATCAAGGAGGGAAAAACCGCTTACTGTCTACCGCATAGGGGAAAGACTGAGTTTCGCTTGATAGCAGTAGATGAAGAAGGGAGCGGGGCTCTCATAGACACGCAGCTACAGATGAAGAGCTTTGAGGAAGCAGTTAGAAGGGGACTTCTTGATTGGGCTAAGTGCGAAATTGTTTCCAGAGCCCCAAGAGTCGGCTCGTCTAAACTAGACTACCTCCTCTCGTGTGGAGGATACAAGGTTTTTACAGAGCTTAAGAGTGCGGTTCTAAGGCAAGACGGATATGCAATGTACCCCGACTGTCCAACCTTAAGGGGTAGAAGACATATATGGGAACTAATAGAGCTCGCCAGAATTGGCCATAAAGCGCTTATAGTGTTTGTTGCCGGTATACGAGGAGTTACAGCTTT of Thermofilum uzonense contains these proteins:
- a CDS encoding glycosyltransferase, giving the protein MSLSFLLVFLLTLPIYVVLLYYLMIIAFASRSKDKSVVKEDARDFSIEVVVPVRGEPLEIVKNTLLRNKEAYESTPCVKKVVILSDDDVQYVETLKRELEGFSKVEVLRRSQPKGGRTGALDHYFSYSTSDYILVLDVDGTIDKESLNSLCMLSGSEAAYVLPWKGYSLDKTRVAETMAFFTDLGSLILYRLRSKAGFFVFPLGSGTLYNRDAIIRLGGWGDNIVQDDILMGVKLASNGFSTRFLENSEIQVLVPSKLYSLRKQQARWAFGTSEVLSRNFKRILDSPLPLYKRMEMFAYLLQPLETLLPFLVLVLAPIVALLERPSTPFSYQFMNVIGIFLPAAILGLLQGFLLYELEKNRLKGLFKYYVINLGRFSAILAVLSPYLSFYALKGLLRGKIKWEVTLKGQKEKISPKEKSPLWIAAWSGLGIASSMITGNLYTLFVSLLFMLASLYCLLRLEL
- the sppA gene encoding signal peptide peptidase SppA produces the protein MLTPQAKSSVKQKLPLFFIVGIILVGLVLAVFSPGSTRPKFIPQVAMIEIRGALDYSSQSLLGVSTGIDQYIKLLEQAREDPSIKAVIIVYDSPGGTVSASYDLYVAVKKLAREKVVVSYARGSMASGAYMAASPSTKIYASPSALVGSIGVYASTINVEGLLGKLGIRVYTFKSGALKDIGSPYRNMTSEEMQVMQEIIQEYFALFKNIVLEHRKNVGENVFSGRPYPPEEALKEGLIDGIMTLDEAINKTKELAGLPLTAPVYELKPQPTGLLGLLFGGSGTRTPMSVPSLIYLAMWPPPEYIVLP
- a CDS encoding dihydrolipoyl dehydrogenase; the encoded protein is MVKHYEVIVFGTGSAMNIVSELINQGYEGRFAIIENNIVGGICLTRGCIPSKMLLEVARNIKRIRDASKFGIKVSYEPPDFAYTMERVWQKIYRESKEIEHSLKHHPQIDLYLTDGVFVGDYTVDVGGREIEGEKILLSTGSKPKIPRIPGIEEIDYYTNDNFFKDLRKLPKNTVVVGGGYVGLELGFFLAMMGSSVTVLEMLPSILPGEEPEISSLMKKELSNYMDIRTNHTVVEFRKSGDRKIVVAENKLTGDNVEIQADAILIASGRASYSDVTRPEKTGVKTDEGGWIIVDEYLRTTKSDIWAFGDATGKLMFKHKANYESVVVYYNAFKGEQVKADYHAVPHAVFTEPEVASVGLREEEAVKKHRILVGYARYGETAKGEAMMAEDYFVKVIIDRETSEILGAHIIGPEASLLIQEIVSLMYTDTRSAEPIYRGMHIHPALSEVVERAFFHLHEPEEWHRHEH
- a CDS encoding MFS transporter, translating into MSKRRLVSALAVLYALYFVVYVHRTITGVLKPEFEHVSLQYGIDVALLSSTMASAYFYAYSSMQLPGGVLADALGVKRYTAISGGIMTLGALLFSTTNPQLMIIGRILIGAGAAAIYISIQRVIGVYADKNSGGTLTGLALSIGNLGALFATMPARSLIDSFGLPVFFLGLTAVTAFLSISPLFSIEDEGVSTKGVMDGLKKAIGQLKVVARSYHSIAVALAYTGTYSAILAFQSYWGYEYMQTYFHLTKSEAAQALFLLALAFLLSVPLVGFISDTVLRKRKPILIVGCLLHSLAWFTAALLPLIAPSKSTLYAFTFLLGLIASTHMVISPMSREAYPPEFSGTTFAFVNLVGFLAVAVYQSLGIFIGDPLIILKIFGVSALITGIMAIKTRETL
- a CDS encoding 4Fe-4S binding protein, with the protein product MCPIRGICTTAGPGTIRATELALSTFPLILEFTEKRAWCKYFCPVGAVIGALGFKKILGFKIDTEKCVKCRACIRVCPT
- a CDS encoding 4Fe-4S binding protein, giving the protein MSTGEISRTECIVCGRCYDVCMYDAIHFGFLPQKVLNR
- a CDS encoding twin-arginine translocase TatA/TatE family subunit — translated: MFLLTVGTAEVFSIGLGPTEILLLILLAIILFAPRKIPELARAIKESAAIIKEEASTETSKDESQEKSEEGLKKISEKLGVDKEEKKKRKIF
- a CDS encoding HesA/MoeB/ThiF family protein codes for the protein MLSREELERYDRQLRIWGIQAQEKLKTSTVLIVGLGGLGSPVAVYLTAAGVGKLIIVDSERVELSNLNRQFLHWTPDVGSLKTQSALKKLKTLNPNVEIELVEKRIATLEDALELVKKADVVVDCLDNWDTRFLLNEACVKLGKPLVHAAVRGFYGQLMVVVPGKGPCLRCVFPEGLKEERPIPIAGPTAGVLGSFEALETLKILTGTGEPPVGKLFLFDGTREGFDTLTVRRRPDCPVCSRSI
- the mobB gene encoding molybdopterin-guanine dinucleotide biosynthesis protein B, encoding MKAVAIIGYKDSGKTTVAETLIRLLKQKGFRVAALKHAHGGITLYNDDSSRLFKAGADYVVALSEKESLEIKGKPPLFWQYLSTMRSYDYLVVEGFKNTFPGARIVVARSVEEARALTSSLVIAYTGKIAEVAMGGELNAPIINISKEPEKLLDIVMQKAFEPPPGLDCGFCKFKSCIALAEAISRGEATLSECTVLKSRVSLRVDGEPVELNPFVQDVFKNVTLGLISTLKGVSSNPRKIELSLSL
- a CDS encoding uroporphyrinogen decarboxylase/cobalamine-independent methonine synthase family protein, whose product is MIATTLVGSFPLEFSEPNIRRALEDQAKLGITYPVLPQLRDFVYIFLEPLVKQGVVSYEKRGYVLRRHLEEAEPIVPPDYIIARDIARELGLRFRVPVTGPFTLASKIALSLERVGDISGSALTDKDLLEKVVSYVSGLASKLDKEVRGDVYCVDEPVLAVIVGARNVMYNLTLEYLQQALESVLSRLGGVHRGVHVCGRLPPLLKKVLLGLHNADFLDHEHSDFPSNRVYYTRDELAKNSKRLAFGVISPVKPSVEDYSSVLQLAREARETYGEMLLFLKPDCGFGGLRGVLNGREYEEIVLEKMRVLVKVALEA
- the sfsA gene encoding DNA/RNA nuclease SfsA — its product is MLLQLESPSICTIVRRVNRFVVEVKHAWKLTRAHINNTGRLLEYIKEGKTAYCLPHRGKTEFRLIAVDEEGSGALIDTQLQMKSFEEAVRRGLLDWAKCEIVSRAPRVGSSKLDYLLSCGGYKVFTELKSAVLRQDGYAMYPDCPTLRGRRHIWELIELARIGHKALIVFVAGIRGVTAFKPYVEGDAEVARLLKMAYESGVGIRAFSVYYEPETSKIILDKSSLEIVL